In a genomic window of Maricaulis maris MCS10:
- a CDS encoding mechanosensitive ion channel family protein, whose product MTRNAPAMSTEDSLTGQASELWGIAIDVWNSSFLGVSIGQGLLALTIVLIGFVARGMIARWLVGALKRLAEKTQTGFDDAVVDAIAGPMKLVPVIISLFFALNILQIGAEGAVRGHQFVQSLVVIALFWALHNAVGPLSHALKGLRNALTPVMVDWMTKALRIVFMVVGAAAVLQVWDIPVAGIVAGLGLFGVAIGLGAQDLFKNLIAGILILTEKRFLPGDWVKVDGIVEGTVEEINFRSTVVRRFDKGPVYVPNSKLSDNAVTNFTRMTHRRTYWIIGVRYDTTSDQLREIRDKVLGYVQSHPEYAQAPEVSTFMRVDSFGPSSIDFMLYCFTKTTNWGEWLRLKEDLAFFIKDTVEAAGTEFAFPSTSVYVEGGAEVFSPPGDDGAKAVLASEAGKG is encoded by the coding sequence ATGACGAGAAACGCACCGGCGATGTCGACCGAGGACAGCCTGACCGGCCAGGCCAGCGAGCTCTGGGGCATCGCCATCGATGTCTGGAATTCCTCCTTTCTCGGTGTCAGCATCGGCCAGGGCCTGCTGGCACTGACCATCGTTCTGATCGGCTTTGTCGCCCGAGGCATGATCGCCCGTTGGCTTGTCGGGGCGCTGAAGCGTCTGGCCGAGAAGACCCAGACCGGATTCGACGACGCCGTGGTCGACGCGATAGCCGGGCCGATGAAACTGGTCCCGGTGATCATCTCGCTGTTTTTCGCGCTGAACATCCTGCAGATCGGAGCCGAGGGTGCCGTCCGCGGGCATCAATTCGTCCAGTCGCTGGTCGTGATCGCCCTGTTCTGGGCCCTGCACAATGCAGTCGGTCCGCTGTCGCACGCCCTGAAGGGGCTGCGCAACGCGCTGACGCCGGTGATGGTCGACTGGATGACCAAGGCCTTGCGGATCGTCTTCATGGTGGTTGGCGCGGCGGCCGTGTTGCAGGTCTGGGATATCCCGGTTGCCGGCATCGTCGCGGGTCTCGGCCTGTTCGGCGTGGCCATCGGCCTCGGCGCCCAGGACCTGTTCAAGAACCTGATCGCCGGCATTCTGATCCTGACCGAAAAGCGCTTCCTGCCCGGTGACTGGGTCAAGGTGGACGGGATCGTCGAAGGCACGGTCGAGGAAATCAATTTCCGCTCCACCGTCGTGCGCCGTTTCGACAAGGGCCCGGTCTATGTCCCCAACTCGAAACTGTCCGACAATGCGGTGACCAATTTCACCCGCATGACCCATCGCCGCACCTACTGGATCATCGGCGTGCGCTATGACACGACCTCAGACCAGTTGCGCGAGATCCGTGACAAGGTGCTGGGCTATGTCCAGAGCCATCCCGAATACGCCCAGGCGCCGGAGGTTTCGACCTTCATGCGGGTCGACAGTTTCGGCCCGTCCTCGATCGATTTCATGCTGTATTGCTTCACCAAGACCACCAATTGGGGAGAATGGCTGCGCCTGAAGGAGGATCTCGCCTTCTTCATCAAGGATACCGTCGAAGCCGCCGGCACCGAATTCGCCTTCCCCTCGACCAGTGTCTATGTGGAAGGCGGCGCCGAGGTGTTTTCGCCGCCCGGTGATGATGGCGCGAAAGCCGTGCTGGCGAGCGAGGCTGGCAAGGGTTGA
- a CDS encoding ion transporter, with protein MKAFVESAGFRNFIMTLIVLNAITLGLETYPYEGAWFTTWMPLLDRTIVIIFVVEIALRLIVYRHRFFMNGWNWFDLAVIIISILPAAGGFSVLRALRIVRAFRLFSVMPDLRKVVEALLRAIPGMGAVMAVLGLMFYVSAVMATKFFSETNPERFGSLGESAFALFQVMTLEGWATDVAIPVMEFHPWAWVFFLVFIVLTSFAVLNLFIAIIVDSLQAKHFDDEEARDLEADADRDVLHAEIAGMRTQIAELTALVQRSVGEAPSASITEKDADRSE; from the coding sequence ATGAAGGCTTTTGTCGAAAGCGCGGGTTTTCGCAATTTCATCATGACGCTGATCGTGCTCAACGCGATCACGCTGGGTCTGGAGACCTACCCTTATGAGGGCGCCTGGTTCACGACCTGGATGCCGCTGCTGGACCGCACCATCGTCATCATATTCGTGGTCGAGATTGCGCTGCGCCTGATCGTCTATCGCCACCGCTTTTTCATGAATGGCTGGAACTGGTTCGACCTCGCCGTGATCATCATCTCGATCCTGCCGGCCGCCGGCGGCTTCTCGGTCCTGCGGGCGCTGCGTATCGTGCGCGCCTTTCGCCTGTTCTCGGTCATGCCGGACCTGCGCAAGGTCGTGGAAGCCCTGCTGCGCGCCATTCCGGGCATGGGCGCCGTGATGGCTGTGCTGGGGCTGATGTTCTACGTCTCCGCCGTCATGGCGACGAAATTCTTTTCGGAGACCAATCCGGAACGTTTCGGCTCGCTGGGGGAGAGTGCCTTTGCCCTGTTCCAGGTGATGACGCTGGAAGGCTGGGCCACTGATGTCGCCATCCCGGTAATGGAATTTCATCCCTGGGCCTGGGTTTTCTTCCTCGTTTTCATCGTCCTGACCAGTTTCGCGGTCCTCAACCTCTTCATCGCCATCATCGTCGACAGCCTGCAGGCCAAGCATTTCGATGATGAGGAAGCGCGCGACCTGGAAGCCGATGCCGACCGCGATGTCCTGCATGCGGAAATCGCCGGCATGCGGACCCAGATCGCCGAGCTGACGGCCCTGGTTCAGCGCTCGGTGGGCGAAGCCCCGTCAGCCAGTATCACCGAGAAGGACGCTGACAGGTCGGAGTAG
- a CDS encoding YcgN family cysteine cluster protein yields the protein MSLPFWKMKSLGEMSKSEWESLCDHCGKCCLIKLEDEDTGLNLDTDVACKLYDCNKGGCRHYANRHTHVPDCVVLTPDNVPKLKWIPQTCAYRLIAEGRDLFDWHPLKTGDPESTRKAGMSVIGRVTSETQFSDPDSVDWEARITEWPGEGDED from the coding sequence ATGTCATTGCCTTTCTGGAAGATGAAATCTCTCGGCGAGATGAGCAAATCGGAATGGGAGTCGCTGTGCGACCATTGCGGCAAATGCTGTCTGATCAAGCTGGAAGACGAGGATACCGGCCTCAACCTGGACACCGATGTCGCCTGCAAGCTTTACGACTGCAACAAGGGCGGCTGCCGCCACTACGCCAACCGTCACACCCATGTGCCCGACTGCGTCGTCCTGACGCCGGACAATGTCCCCAAACTCAAATGGATCCCGCAAACCTGCGCCTACCGCCTGATCGCCGAAGGCCGCGACTTGTTCGACTGGCACCCGCTGAAAACCGGCGACCCCGAGAGCACCCGCAAGGCCGGCATGTCGGTGATCGGCCGGGTGACGTCCGAAACCCAGTTCTCCGATCCCGACAGTGTCGACTGGGAAGCGCGGATCACGGAATGGCCGGGTGAGGGGGATGAGGATTGA
- a CDS encoding transglycosylase domain-containing protein, with protein sequence MMERDRRTRRTRLILGGVLGSLVLLGTVLGVTGWHWAFHDLPAAPTSASELWSTRREPSVTLQDRDGHVLAVRGPLYARAVALDALPEHVPQAFLAIEDQRFYEHDGVDLRGVFRALWVNFQAGRSVQGGSTITMQLVKNLILTPDRHLRRKIQEMRLARQLEDHLTKTEILELYLNRIYLGARAFGVEAAAQRYFDKPATELTLAEAALLAALPKAPSRLDPTVNLAAAQARAATVLDAMLEAGFIDQAAHDAAIAEPAAPVADTSDPNATAVWGHAFDYALAEAADLVAADVPDLVIRTTLDPALSRAAHDVIETVLDEEGEAQNAGEAAIMLLAPDGAIRAFAGGRDYATSQFNRAIQAQRQPGSAFKPFVFAAALEAGYDPSSAVWDEPIDLEGWTPQNFSGGFRGLVTLQEALKRSINTVAAQVADQVGIARVVEVGQRFGIRSPLPELPAIALGAAEVNLLELTSAYAVFGNDGARREPYFITSITNSRGDILFEHVDTPAQRATTAATARSMSTMLQDVVLSGTGRRAALPGRASAGKTGTSQSFRDAWFVGYTADFTAGVWVGNDDDTPMDDVTGGGLPAIIWQRFMTRVHQDLPVRPLSAPAPRTRSEREERLAAFYSDLSASFSVILADGASPTER encoded by the coding sequence ATGATGGAACGTGACCGACGCACACGTCGCACGCGCCTGATCCTCGGCGGCGTGCTGGGCTCGCTTGTCCTGCTGGGCACGGTGTTGGGCGTGACCGGCTGGCATTGGGCCTTCCACGACCTGCCGGCCGCTCCGACTTCGGCCTCCGAACTGTGGTCGACCCGGCGCGAACCCTCGGTGACGCTGCAGGATCGCGACGGTCATGTGCTGGCGGTACGGGGCCCCTTATATGCCCGTGCGGTGGCGCTGGATGCCCTGCCCGAGCATGTACCGCAGGCCTTCCTGGCGATCGAGGACCAGCGCTTTTACGAGCATGACGGCGTCGATCTGCGCGGCGTTTTCCGGGCCTTGTGGGTCAATTTCCAGGCCGGCCGCTCGGTCCAGGGTGGTTCGACCATCACCATGCAGCTGGTCAAGAATCTGATCCTGACGCCGGACCGGCATCTGCGCCGCAAGATCCAGGAAATGCGGCTGGCGCGGCAGCTGGAAGACCATCTGACCAAGACCGAGATTCTCGAGCTTTATCTCAACCGCATCTATCTGGGCGCCCGCGCCTTTGGCGTCGAAGCGGCGGCGCAGCGCTATTTCGACAAGCCGGCGACCGAGTTGACCCTGGCCGAGGCGGCACTTCTGGCGGCCCTGCCCAAGGCACCCAGCCGGCTTGACCCGACGGTCAATCTGGCTGCCGCCCAGGCTCGCGCCGCGACCGTGCTCGACGCCATGCTGGAGGCCGGTTTCATCGACCAGGCAGCCCATGATGCCGCCATCGCCGAACCGGCCGCACCGGTCGCCGACACCTCCGACCCCAATGCCACGGCGGTCTGGGGTCACGCCTTTGACTATGCCCTCGCCGAAGCCGCCGATCTGGTCGCCGCCGACGTCCCCGATCTGGTCATCCGCACCACGCTCGACCCGGCCCTGTCGCGGGCGGCACACGACGTCATCGAGACTGTGCTGGACGAAGAGGGCGAGGCCCAGAATGCCGGCGAGGCCGCGATCATGCTGCTGGCACCGGACGGGGCGATCCGGGCCTTTGCCGGGGGCCGCGACTATGCGACCAGCCAGTTCAATCGCGCCATCCAGGCCCAGCGCCAGCCCGGCTCGGCCTTCAAGCCCTTCGTCTTCGCCGCAGCGCTGGAGGCGGGCTATGATCCGTCCTCGGCGGTATGGGACGAGCCGATCGACCTGGAAGGCTGGACGCCGCAGAATTTCTCCGGCGGGTTTCGCGGTCTGGTGACCCTGCAAGAAGCGCTGAAACGCTCGATCAACACGGTCGCGGCCCAGGTCGCAGACCAGGTTGGCATTGCCCGTGTGGTCGAGGTCGGACAGCGCTTCGGCATCCGCTCGCCCTTGCCCGAACTGCCCGCCATCGCGCTCGGCGCCGCGGAAGTGAATCTGCTCGAACTGACCTCGGCCTATGCCGTGTTCGGCAATGACGGGGCCCGCCGCGAGCCCTATTTCATCACCTCGATCACCAATTCACGCGGCGACATCCTGTTTGAACATGTCGACACGCCGGCCCAGCGGGCAACGACGGCCGCGACCGCCCGCTCGATGTCGACCATGTTGCAGGATGTGGTGCTGAGCGGAACCGGCCGGCGGGCCGCCCTGCCAGGCCGCGCCTCGGCCGGGAAAACCGGGACCAGCCAGTCCTTCCGCGATGCCTGGTTCGTTGGCTATACGGCCGATTTCACAGCCGGGGTCTGGGTTGGCAATGATGATGACACACCGATGGACGACGTCACCGGCGGCGGCCTGCCGGCGATTATCTGGCAACGCTTCATGACCCGGGTGCATCAGGACCTGCCGGTGCGGCCGCTATCGGCCCCGGCGCCGCGCACACGCTCGGAACGGGAAGAGCGGCTGGCCGCCTTCTACTCCGACCTGTCAGCGTCCTTCTCGGTGATACTGGCTGACGGGGCTTCGCCCACCGAGCGCTGA
- a CDS encoding DUF2336 domain-containing protein: MAVISKLNTLVDLAREKSSDRRRTLLREVTDLFFEETPERDSAVSGRFDDVLSALAEQTAVDAREELSQRFSGTPLAPRGLVLKLAQDAIEVAGPMLSQSSVLSEDDLLSIAEKSGQDHLKAMSKRDAVSERLSDTIVRRGDDETVATLISNDGAQLSRETYETVSERAENSEVLQGPLVKRKDTPNDILADMMLTVRNHLRDHIMERFDSVDPAIIDQAMAVSKARLAARLQQDKAVEEAQKFVRSMAMRKKLDGALLARLLREGDSVKCHVVFAEMTGVDYIAAKRALEQDSIDPLALICKSAGFDKALFVTLAVLRHKNSDDAFRDARELGQLYDKVTADDAARAMRFWRMRRDMAA, from the coding sequence ATGGCGGTCATCAGCAAGCTCAACACCCTCGTCGATCTGGCACGCGAGAAATCGAGTGACCGTCGGCGCACCCTGTTGCGCGAAGTGACCGATCTCTTCTTCGAGGAGACGCCTGAGCGAGACAGCGCCGTGTCCGGCCGGTTCGACGACGTGCTCTCCGCACTCGCCGAACAGACTGCCGTCGATGCCCGCGAGGAATTGTCACAACGCTTTTCCGGAACCCCCCTGGCGCCGCGCGGCCTGGTGCTGAAACTGGCCCAGGACGCGATCGAGGTCGCCGGCCCGATGCTGTCGCAATCCTCGGTCCTGTCGGAAGACGATCTGCTCTCGATCGCCGAGAAGAGCGGGCAGGATCACCTGAAGGCGATGTCAAAGCGCGACGCCGTGTCCGAACGCCTGTCCGACACCATCGTGCGCCGTGGTGACGATGAGACCGTCGCCACCCTGATCTCGAATGACGGCGCCCAGCTGTCGCGCGAGACCTACGAGACCGTGTCGGAACGCGCCGAGAATTCGGAAGTCCTGCAGGGCCCGCTGGTCAAGCGCAAGGACACGCCCAACGACATTCTCGCCGACATGATGCTGACCGTGCGCAATCACCTGCGCGACCACATCATGGAACGTTTTGACAGCGTCGACCCGGCCATCATCGACCAGGCCATGGCGGTCTCCAAGGCTCGCCTTGCCGCCCGTTTGCAGCAGGACAAGGCCGTCGAGGAGGCGCAAAAATTCGTGCGCTCGATGGCCATGCGCAAAAAGCTCGACGGCGCCCTGCTGGCCCGCCTCCTGCGCGAGGGTGACAGCGTCAAATGCCATGTCGTCTTCGCCGAAATGACCGGCGTCGACTACATCGCCGCCAAGCGTGCCCTCGAGCAGGACAGCATTGATCCGCTGGCCCTGATCTGCAAATCCGCCGGCTTCGACAAGGCGCTCTTCGTCACCCTGGCCGTGCTGCGCCACAAGAATTCCGACGATGCCTTCCGCGACGCCCGCGAACTCGGCCAGCTCTACGACAAGGTCACCGCCGACGACGCCGCCCGGGCCATGCGTTTCTGGCGCATGCGCCGGGACATGGCGGCTTAG
- a CDS encoding DNA-packaging protein — protein sequence MRERERAWHKEADRQERDAIHTDFRHRATGPQLPPPGEWLTWLFLGGRGAGKTRAGAEWVRHRALRTVSRIALVGPTFNDVREVMIEGPSGLKHLGSAMERPRYEASRKRLVFPSGSQAYAFSAEDADGLRGPQFDYAWGDEFAAWPDPQRVLDTLRMGVRLGGAPRILLTTTPRPIPALKALVKAWDPRGPIRVTHQPTAANAANLAPGFVEALNAAYGGSMLGRQEVEGLLIDDPDGALWTRPKIEAARLAAGQMPELDRIVVALDPPATGGPRSDECGIVVAGAHGEGPARIAVVLADLSFGPALPADWAARAASAFDDYSADALIAEANQGGEMVRSVLQAAAPGLPVRLVHASRGKRARAEPVAALYAAGRVRHARPFPALEDQMCAFGAPDGPKSSPDRVDALVWAISDLVLGRTGAPRLRRL from the coding sequence ATGCGCGAGCGGGAGAGGGCGTGGCACAAGGAGGCGGATCGTCAGGAAAGAGACGCGATCCATACCGACTTCCGCCACCGCGCGACGGGCCCGCAACTGCCGCCGCCGGGTGAGTGGCTGACCTGGCTCTTCCTGGGTGGGCGCGGTGCCGGCAAGACCCGCGCCGGCGCCGAATGGGTGCGCCACCGGGCGCTGCGTACGGTCAGCCGGATCGCCCTGGTGGGGCCGACTTTCAATGATGTCCGCGAAGTGATGATTGAGGGGCCCTCGGGCCTGAAACATCTGGGAAGCGCAATGGAAAGACCGCGCTATGAGGCCAGCCGAAAGCGTCTGGTCTTTCCATCCGGCAGCCAGGCCTATGCCTTTTCCGCCGAGGATGCGGACGGGCTGCGCGGGCCGCAATTTGACTATGCCTGGGGTGATGAGTTCGCGGCCTGGCCGGACCCGCAACGTGTCCTCGACACGCTGCGCATGGGGGTGAGGCTGGGCGGCGCGCCGCGGATATTGCTGACCACCACACCGCGCCCGATCCCGGCGCTGAAAGCCCTGGTCAAGGCCTGGGATCCGCGCGGTCCCATCCGTGTGACCCATCAGCCGACCGCTGCCAATGCCGCCAATCTGGCGCCCGGCTTTGTCGAGGCGCTCAACGCCGCCTATGGCGGCTCGATGCTGGGGCGGCAGGAGGTGGAAGGCCTGTTGATCGATGATCCCGATGGCGCCTTGTGGACACGGCCCAAGATTGAGGCGGCGCGCCTTGCTGCCGGGCAGATGCCGGAGCTGGACCGCATCGTCGTTGCGCTCGACCCGCCGGCGACCGGCGGTCCGCGCTCCGATGAATGCGGGATTGTGGTGGCCGGCGCGCACGGCGAGGGCCCGGCGCGGATTGCCGTGGTGCTGGCGGACCTGTCCTTCGGTCCCGCTCTGCCCGCCGACTGGGCCGCGCGGGCGGCCTCCGCCTTTGACGATTACAGCGCCGACGCCCTCATCGCCGAAGCCAACCAGGGCGGCGAAATGGTGCGCTCGGTCCTGCAGGCCGCCGCGCCGGGACTGCCGGTGCGCCTCGTCCATGCCAGCCGCGGCAAGCGTGCCCGCGCCGAACCGGTTGCGGCCCTCTATGCCGCCGGACGGGTCCGCCATGCGCGACCCTTCCCGGCGCTGGAAGACCAGATGTGCGCCTTTGGAGCGCCCGACGGCCCCAAATCCAGCCCCGACCGCGTCGATGCGCTGGTCTGGGCGATCAGCGATCTCGTGCTGGGCCGGACGGGCGCGCCGCGTCTGCGGCGGCTTTAG
- a CDS encoding PAN domain-containing protein has protein sequence MTGRGLVAVLVLAGLAVTPAVADDVLHGHARRGAVYQTLAADSLTPRACAALCDADGTCQSWVWTRAELTGSEPACSLLSAAPTPYPAPGRVTGLSQAIASRIDAAAERPPSDREIPALRATLDGPH, from the coding sequence ATGACCGGACGCGGCCTGGTCGCAGTGCTGGTCCTGGCCGGTCTCGCCGTCACACCGGCTGTCGCCGATGACGTACTGCATGGCCATGCCCGCCGCGGAGCGGTCTATCAGACCCTCGCCGCCGACAGCCTGACCCCGCGCGCCTGCGCCGCCCTGTGCGACGCCGACGGGACCTGCCAGTCCTGGGTCTGGACGCGGGCCGAACTGACAGGATCCGAGCCCGCCTGCAGCCTGTTATCTGCCGCCCCGACCCCCTACCCGGCGCCGGGTCGCGTCACCGGCTTGTCGCAGGCGATCGCAAGCCGGATCGATGCCGCCGCCGAACGGCCTCCCAGCGATCGTGAAATTCCGGCCCTGCGGGCGACCCTGGACGGACCGCATTGA
- a CDS encoding putative bifunctional diguanylate cyclase/phosphodiesterase, giving the protein MRTHRHDPLPSSQKAEADAPLADEVVVAYQPILNGATIAILLFVLYDLLTRLIFPNPIYDGPMLVMNVVGLTTLSIVYMALRRNLSSRHLEIAGGIICLVLFLNSNLQQLLSFEQENLVYSILMMPIFATLLPRRRAIVIAVAFCCAALAYLVHVNLPHMTSNYLSVGLAGVMAAVAIAVIIRNSVLNAVKARLEAVRDRETAEQLERDARHLAECDALTGLPNRRSFFLALDQHIERLRSHGEPFILGLVDLDGFKPVNDTYGHAAGDEMLKIVAERLCDIADETVTPARLGGDEFALLAAIPCTLNETALALGHRVEAALSEPYELGEYTCKSSGSVGLLICNDPQVSAQELMERADHALYFAKRALQGKAVVFNAALEQEMTASSQLDKALRRSDHEAEFSVKFQPQYDLVKSKVTGFEALARWDSPELGSVTPDLFIPAAERAGLIRGLTQTLLSKALREMASWPTDITLSFNLSAHDLMSPQAMDSLLDTVRQSGLPASRIEFEITETAMMSDFNQARRAIDQISAAGHSIALDDFGVGYSSLQYLQQLPVSKLKIDRSFVSQMLEDSSSFKIVRTMLALSQSLDLGCVIEGVETEAQVHILRTLGARHVQGYLIGAPMDADQIDPILSTPMPLRKASDPARPPSLRRARA; this is encoded by the coding sequence ATGCGGACCCACCGCCACGACCCGTTGCCCTCCAGCCAGAAGGCTGAAGCCGATGCGCCACTCGCCGATGAAGTGGTCGTCGCCTATCAGCCCATCCTCAACGGGGCGACGATCGCGATCCTGCTGTTCGTGCTCTATGATCTGCTGACGCGCCTGATCTTCCCGAACCCGATCTATGACGGGCCCATGCTGGTGATGAACGTCGTCGGTCTGACGACCCTCAGTATTGTTTACATGGCCTTGCGTCGAAACCTGTCCAGTCGGCATCTCGAGATCGCCGGCGGCATCATCTGCCTCGTCCTCTTCCTCAACTCCAATCTGCAACAATTGTTGTCGTTCGAGCAGGAAAACCTCGTCTACTCGATCTTGATGATGCCGATCTTCGCGACCCTGCTGCCCCGCCGGCGTGCGATTGTCATCGCCGTGGCTTTCTGCTGCGCAGCATTGGCCTATCTGGTTCATGTCAATCTGCCGCACATGACGAGCAATTACCTCTCGGTTGGCCTTGCTGGCGTGATGGCGGCTGTCGCCATCGCGGTGATCATCCGCAATTCCGTGCTCAACGCCGTCAAGGCCCGCCTGGAAGCGGTTCGGGACCGTGAAACCGCAGAGCAGCTCGAGCGTGATGCCCGTCACCTTGCCGAATGCGACGCGCTGACGGGCCTGCCCAACCGTCGAAGCTTCTTCCTGGCCCTGGACCAACATATTGAGCGGCTTCGCAGCCATGGCGAGCCTTTCATCCTTGGCCTGGTCGACCTTGATGGCTTCAAACCCGTCAACGACACCTACGGCCACGCGGCTGGTGACGAGATGCTCAAGATCGTGGCCGAGCGACTGTGCGACATCGCCGACGAGACGGTCACCCCGGCCCGCCTGGGAGGGGACGAATTCGCCCTGCTCGCCGCAATACCCTGCACGCTCAATGAGACAGCCCTGGCGCTTGGACACCGGGTCGAGGCGGCCCTGTCAGAGCCCTATGAACTGGGCGAATACACGTGCAAGTCATCAGGCTCGGTCGGCCTGTTGATCTGCAATGATCCGCAGGTCAGCGCGCAGGAACTGATGGAACGGGCCGACCACGCCCTTTATTTCGCCAAGCGCGCCCTGCAGGGCAAGGCGGTGGTCTTCAATGCTGCGCTGGAACAGGAAATGACGGCGTCCAGCCAGCTGGACAAGGCCCTTCGCCGCAGCGACCACGAGGCGGAGTTCAGCGTCAAGTTCCAGCCGCAATACGACCTGGTGAAGTCGAAGGTCACAGGCTTTGAGGCCCTGGCACGGTGGGACTCGCCCGAACTCGGCAGCGTCACTCCCGACCTCTTCATTCCTGCCGCCGAACGGGCCGGGCTGATCCGCGGCCTGACCCAGACCCTGCTGAGCAAGGCATTGCGGGAGATGGCGAGCTGGCCGACGGACATCACCCTGTCCTTCAACCTGTCAGCGCATGACCTGATGTCCCCGCAGGCGATGGACAGCCTGCTCGATACCGTCAGGCAGAGCGGCCTGCCGGCCAGCCGGATCGAATTCGAGATCACCGAAACGGCGATGATGAGCGATTTCAACCAGGCGCGCCGGGCGATCGACCAGATCTCGGCCGCCGGCCATTCAATCGCGCTGGACGATTTCGGCGTCGGCTATTCCTCGTTGCAATACTTGCAGCAACTGCCGGTCTCCAAACTCAAGATCGACCGCTCCTTCGTCAGCCAGATGCTGGAGGACAGTTCATCCTTCAAGATCGTGCGGACCATGCTGGCCCTGTCACAATCGCTCGATCTGGGTTGTGTCATCGAGGGCGTCGAGACGGAGGCCCAGGTCCATATCCTGCGGACGCTGGGAGCCCGTCACGTCCAGGGCTATCTGATCGGGGCACCCATGGATGCCGACCAGATCGACCCCATTCTCTCAACGCCAATGCCCCTGCGCAAAGCGTCTGACCCAGCCCGTCCGCCGAGCCTTCGACGGGCACGGGCATGA
- a CDS encoding peptide chain release factor 3, with protein MTTPTSDAPALTSHAPEWARRRSFAIISHPDAGKTTLTETLLLSAGAIRLAGQVRARGENRRTQSDWMKIEQERGISVSASVMTFEHRALLFNLLDTPGHEDFSEDTYRTLTAADSAIMVLDAAKGVEPRTLKLVEVCRLRDIPIVTFINKMDREALDPVDLLEDIQDKLALDTVPMQWPSGSGNRFKGVLDLKTRELVGYQKPSDDRDPTEASPRWALEGDEILEHISAEEQAELDEGAEVASELCPAFKMQSFLEGHMTPVFFGSALRGFGVRELLDGLADIIPGPAAMPAIRNGQAVELEPGGKEVAGFVFKVQANMDPNHRDRVAFVRLCSGVFKRGMKLKTEAGKQLTVSSPILFFAQDREIADEAFAGDVMGVPNHGTLRVGDSLSESGKLRFSGIPNFAPEILRRARLADPLKAKHLKKALESLAEEGVTQLFRPTLGGDFIVGAVGALQIDVMRERVAAEYGLEVDFEPAPYDTARWLSGDRVKIEEFADRHKSAMAEDINGDPVFLAKSAWEVSYSEEKFPDLTFHRAKERSA; from the coding sequence ATGACGACCCCGACTTCAGACGCTCCGGCCCTGACTTCTCACGCTCCGGAATGGGCGCGCCGCCGTTCTTTCGCGATCATCTCCCACCCCGATGCCGGTAAGACCACGCTGACCGAGACACTCCTGCTGTCTGCCGGCGCGATCCGGCTGGCCGGTCAGGTGCGGGCACGCGGTGAAAACCGCCGCACCCAGTCGGACTGGATGAAGATCGAGCAGGAGCGCGGCATTTCGGTCTCGGCCTCGGTGATGACATTCGAGCACCGGGCCCTGCTCTTCAACCTGCTGGACACGCCGGGCCACGAGGACTTTTCCGAGGACACCTACCGCACGCTCACCGCGGCCGATAGCGCCATCATGGTGCTCGACGCCGCCAAGGGCGTCGAGCCGCGGACCCTGAAACTGGTCGAGGTCTGCCGCTTGCGTGACATCCCGATCGTCACCTTCATCAACAAGATGGACCGCGAGGCGCTTGATCCGGTCGACCTCTTGGAAGACATCCAGGACAAGCTGGCGCTGGACACCGTGCCGATGCAATGGCCGTCCGGTTCCGGTAACCGCTTCAAGGGCGTGCTCGATCTGAAGACGCGCGAACTGGTCGGTTATCAAAAACCCTCCGATGATCGCGACCCGACCGAGGCCAGCCCGCGCTGGGCGCTGGAGGGAGACGAAATCCTCGAACATATCTCCGCCGAGGAACAGGCCGAGCTGGACGAGGGTGCCGAAGTGGCGTCCGAACTCTGCCCGGCCTTCAAGATGCAGAGCTTCCTGGAAGGACATATGACGCCGGTCTTCTTCGGCTCGGCCCTGCGTGGCTTTGGCGTGCGCGAACTGCTGGACGGGCTGGCCGACATAATTCCGGGTCCGGCGGCCATGCCGGCGATCAGGAATGGCCAGGCGGTGGAACTGGAGCCGGGCGGCAAGGAAGTTGCCGGTTTCGTGTTCAAGGTGCAGGCCAATATGGACCCCAATCACCGTGACCGGGTTGCCTTCGTGCGCCTGTGTTCCGGCGTGTTCAAACGCGGCATGAAGCTGAAGACCGAGGCCGGCAAACAGCTGACAGTCTCTTCGCCCATCCTGTTCTTCGCCCAGGATCGCGAGATCGCTGACGAGGCCTTTGCCGGTGATGTGATGGGTGTGCCCAATCACGGAACCTTGCGGGTCGGTGACAGCCTGTCGGAAAGCGGCAAGCTGCGCTTCTCCGGCATTCCGAACTTTGCGCCGGAAATCCTGCGCCGGGCCCGTCTCGCTGATCCGCTGAAAGCCAAACACCTCAAAAAGGCACTGGAAAGCCTCGCCGAGGAGGGCGTCACCCAGCTCTTCCGTCCGACCCTGGGCGGCGATTTCATCGTCGGTGCCGTCGGCGCGCTGCAGATCGATGTGATGCGCGAGCGTGTGGCGGCCGAATACGGTCTCGAGGTCGATTTCGAGCCGGCGCCCTATGACACGGCCCGCTGGCTCAGCGGTGACCGCGTCAAGATCGAGGAATTCGCCGACCGTCACAAATCGGCGATGGCCGAGGATATCAATGGTGACCCGGTCTTCCTCGCCAAATCGGCCTGGGAAGTCTCCTATTCCGAGGAGAAATTCCCCGACCTGACCTTCCACCGCGCCAAGGAGCGGTCCGCATGA